The window TCGAGAAGATCGTGCGCATCGACGAGCGCGGCCTGGACATGCGCGCCGAGGGTCGCAACCTCTTCCTCGAGTACACCGACGCCCCGGGCGCCCTGGGCAAGGTGGGCTCCCAGCTGGGCGACGCCGGCATCAACATCGAGGCCGCCGCCCTCACCCAGGCCACCAAGGGTGACGGCGCCATCCTGATCCTGCGTGTCGACGCAGAGATCCCGGAGGCACTGCAGAAGCAGATCGCCGAGTCCCTGGGTGCCACCAACGATATCCAGCTCAACCTGGACTAGTCTCCGGTCGCCCCGTCGACGGCGTGTCGCGTCGGTCCCTCGCGGATCGCGCGGCACGCCGTTCGCGTTTCTGCGGGAGGCAGTTTCATTCATGCCGCCTGACCGGGAAATGTGCAGGTAGACAGTATGGTTCATTCCAGGCGCGCCGTTAATAGACCGAACGGTATGGACTAACTAGACGGGGAAGTGTTGAATGGGTCAGGCAACGAACCGACTGATCCAGGAGTACCCCGTGTCCGACCTCACCCCGAACCACACCGCCGGCGAACCGCTCGAGCCCATCGACGCGCAGAAGCTCGCGGAGCTGGCGCAGAAGAACATCGACAACCCCGAGGGCGGCCGCAAGAAGATCCGCACCCGCACCGAGGCCGACGGCCTGTTCCGCAACTACACGCAGGTCCGCGACCTGGCCCCGGTGCTCGTCTCCGAGCCGCCGGCGCTGCTGGGCGACGACTCCGCCCCGAACCCCACCGAGATCGCCCAGGCCGGCCTGGCAGCCTGCATCTCCGTCGGTATCCAGGCCATCGCCACCCACCGCGGTGTCACCCTGACGAAGATCGCCGTCGACATCGAGTCGGACATCGACGTCTCCCCGACGTGGGGCGTCGGTGACCTCAGCGAGGACAAGCGCCCGGGCGTTTCCGATGTCCGCGTCAAGGTCGAGATCGAGGGGGACGCCGACCGCGGGACCCTGCAGAAGATCCACGACGACGCCATCCGCTGGTCCCCGGTGGTCAACACCTACACCCGTCCGGCCAACCTGACCTCCGAGCTGGTGTAGACATGACCACTGCACTTCTCGAGACCATCGCGGGCAACGCGAAGGCCGTCGACAACAACGAGATCCCGGCCCGCTACGGCATCGAACTGCTCGGCGCCCGGGAGGGCTTCCGTCGCACCACCCTCCTGGAGACCGCCCGTCAGCTCCGTGAGATCGCCGCCGTCGACCTCTCCGTCGCATTCGGCATCTGGGCGCACACCATGGTGATCACCTACCTGCGCACCGCCGACACCGACTACGTCCGCTACGTGCTCCCCGCCCTGGAGAACGGCACCCGCCCGGGCGTGACCGGCATGGCCCCGGCCTTCAAGGAGGCCGCCGGCGCCGGCACCATCGACCTCACCGCCACCCCGGGCGAGGACGGCTACCTGCTCAACGGCACGCTGGCCTGGGCCTCGAACCTGGCGGAGGACGCGGTCGTCGTCACCGCCGCCCGCACCCCGGCGGGGGAGCGCCTGCTCGTCGCCTTCGACGGCTGCGCCCCGGGTGTCACCCTCGGCACCCCCTTCGCGCTGCTGGGGCTGAACGCCACCTCCTCGGCCGGCATCACCCTGGAGAACGTCCCCGTGCCGCACGGCCAGGTCCTCTCGCGTGACTTCGACGCCTTCATCTCCGCGGTCCGCCCGACGTTCCTCATCCTCCAGACCTCCGAGTGCCTGGGTGTGGCGGATGCCGCGATCGACGCCGCCGCCACCCGTCTGACCGGCCTCAACGAGGTCCTCGCCGAGGATGTCGCCGAGGTCCGTGAGCGGGTCACCCACCTCATCCACACGCAGGAGCTCATCTGCGCGGTGCTGGACGACGACGCCGTCGTCGACCGCGTCAAGCTCCTCGAACTGCGCCTCGCCGCGGCCCGGGCGGCTGTTGACGCGACCGCACTGGAGGTCCGCCTCGCGGGAGGCGCCGGCTACGCCCAGAACTCCCCGGCCTCCCGCCGGTTCCGTGAGGCGGCGTTCATTCCGGTACAGTCGCCGTCCGAGACCCAGCTCAAGTGGGAGCTTCGCCGGGCGAAGCAGGAGGGATGACATGACAGTGGCCGATCTGACGGTGACCGGTGAGCAGCTGCGGGCAGCCGTGGGGACCTTCCCCTCAGGGGTGACCGTGGTGACCGCCCTGACCCCGTCCGGGGAGGACGTCGGTCTGACCGTCTCCGCGTTCTCCTCGCTCTCCCTGGAGCCGGCGATGGTCGTGTTCAGCGTCGACAACGCCTCCCAGTCCCTGCCGTACCTCACCGTGGGTCAGCCGCTGGGCATCTCCGTGCTCGCCGCGGACCAGGGTGCTCTCGCGTACCAGTTCTCGCGGCGCGGGGTCGACCGTTTCGACGGCGTCGGCACGCATCGCCGGGGGCGGGGGGTGGCCGTGCTCGACGGTGCCGCCGCCTGGTTCGCCGGGGAGATCGTCAACGCCTTCCCGGGCGGTGACCACACCATCCTCACCGTCGCGGTGCATGACTGCGGCACCCACGAGGACGCCCGCCCGCTGCTCTACCAGCGCGGACAGGTCCACGACTGGGTCTAACGGTCCTGCGGTTCCTGGTCGATGAGTTCGTCGTCGTCCGGGATCTCGTGCGCGGGGCGCGGCGGGATCGCCCGGACCTGGTCCCGGCTGAGCCCCGGTCCGAAGGACCGCGGCGGGAGGATGACCTCCGCGCCCGTGCGCAGTGACTCCTCGACGGCCGCGAACACCCGCACGTCCGCCAGTCCCTCCTCACCGTCGGGCTCGGGGCGGGTGCCGGAGCGGAGGCAGTCCACGAAGTAGCGGATCTCGCCCGCGAACTGGTCCATGGACTCCGCGGTGCGGGTCTTCGTGCCGCTTTCCGTGGTGACGGTGACGTTGCGCGGCGGTTCGGGGGCGTAGCCGTAGCAGGAATCCGACGTCATCGACCCCTCTGCGCCGACCAGCGTGAAGTTGTCGACATCATCGGCGGCGTAGCTCAGCGTGTACTGCGCGATACGGTCGTCGGGGAAGCGCAGCGTCACGCCGACGGTGTCGCGGAAGTTGAAGTCGCGGTCGTCGTTACGCGTGCCCAGCGCGTGGACACGCACCGGCTCGGCGCGGAACAGGTGCCGCGCCAGATTGAGGGGGTAGGCCCCGAAGTCGGGGACCGGCCCGCCCCAGAAGCCGCTGTGGCCGCGGTGGTTGTCCTCGTTGATGTCGTGGGTGAACACCGAGGTGAAGCTGCGGGTCTCGCCGATCTCGCCGCGCGCCACGCGGTCGACGAGCTCCAGCATGTAGGCGTCCTGGTGCATGCGGTAGGCCACCATGAGTGTAGCTCCGCCGCTTTCCGACGCTGCGATCATCGCCTCGCAGTCCTCCACGCTGGTGGCCATGGGTTTCTCCAGGAGGACGTGGACCCCGGCCCGCAGGGCGGGCTCGGCGAACTCGCGGTGACGGAAGACGGGGGTGGCGACGTAGACGGCGTCGACTGAGCCGTCGGCCAGCATCTGGTCGTAGTACTCGTAGTCATAGACGCGGACGTCGTCGCCGAGCGCGGCCGCCTTCTCCGGGGAACCGGTGACGGCGGCGACGAGCTCGACGTCGTCGAGACTGCGGAGCGCCGGGAGGAAGGCCTGCTGGGTGATCTGGCCGACACCGACGACAGCGAAACGGACAGGGGAGTCATATGCGTGTGTGCTCATGGCCCCAGGCTACGGACTCGAAACGTGCGGCGTTGAGCGCACGAGGGGAGGGGTGGGCTGATAGAATCGCCGCCAGTTCAGCAGGTGAGAAAGGAATCCCACAGAATGAAACTTGCAGTCATTGGCGGAGACGGCATCGGCCCGGAGGTCACCGAAGAGGCGCTCAAGGTCCTCCGCACCGTCCGCGACGACATCGAGACCACCGACTACGATCTCGGCGCACGTCGCTACCTGCGCAACGGTGAGCTGCTCACCGACGCCGACCTCGACTCCCTCCGCGAGCACGACGCCATCCTCCTCGGCGCCATCGGCGCCCCGGACACCGTCGCGCCGGGCGTCCTCGAGCGTGGCCTGCTGCTCAAGATGCGTTTCGCCCTCGACCACCACGTCAACCTGCGTCCCTCCAAGCTCTACGAGGGCGTCGAGTCCCCGCTGAAGAACCCGGGCGAGATCGACTTCGTCGTCGTCCGCGAGGGCACCGAGGGCGCCTACACCGGCAACGGCGGCGCCATCCGCGTGGGCACCCCGCACGAGGTCGCCAACGAGACCTCCGTCAACACCCGCTACGGCGCCGAGCGCGTCGTCCGCTACGCCTTCGAGCTGGCCATGACCCGCCGCAAGCACGTCACCCTGGTCCACAAGACCAACGTGCTCGTCCACGGCGGCGGCATGTGGCAGCGCACCGTCGACGAGGTCGCCACGGAGTACCCTGAGGTCACCGTCGACTACGCGCACATCGACGCCGCGACGATCTACATGATCACCGACCCCTCCCGCTTCGACGTCATCGTCACCGACAACCTCTTCGGCGACATCATCACCGATGAGGCCGGTGCCGTCTCCGGTGGCATCGGCCTCGCCGCCTCCGGCAACATCGACGCCACCCGCACCAACCCGTCCATGTTCGAGCCGGTCCACGGCTCCGCACCGGACATCGCCGGCCAGGGCATCGCCGACCCGACCGCCGCCATCCTCTCCGCCGCGATGCTGCTGCGTCACCTCGGTGACGAGGACAACGCCGCACGGATCGAGGCCGCGGTGGCCGAGGACGTCGCCAAGCGTGAGGGGCAGATCCGCACCACCGAGGTCGGCGACCGCATCGCCGCCGCCCTCAAGTAGTCTGTCGGCAGCAGACAGACGCCATATATATAAGGAGCATTCGTGAGGCGACGTACAGCACTACTGGCCCTGGCCACCACCCTGGCCATGGTCACCGGATGCTCCACCTCGGCGGACACCGGTGACGGGGACGACCGGAAGCCCGGCACCCCCGCCCTGGAGATGACCTCCTCCGAGGTCATCGCCGACGCCGCCGGCAACGGCGTCGACACCTCCGCCCGCCTCTTCGAGGAGGCGGAGACCGTCGTGGTCGCCGCCGACACCCCTGAGGACCAGGCCCGGGGCGCCCACCTGGCGATCGCCGGCGGCGTGCCCATGCTCACCGCCGGGGACCAGGCGGCCGTCGACGCCGAGATCGACCGCCTCGGCGCCTCCCGCGTCATCACCGTCGGTGGCGTCGGCACCCTCGCCGAGGGACCCGAGCTGGTGGCGGCCCCGCCGGCTGCCGTGCCCGCGTCGCTGAGCGCAGGCGTGGTGGCCTCCCTCGACAGGGACACCGCCGAGGGCATGGACGGCCTGACACACACGAAGCACCCGCTGGCCATGCCGGCGATGCTCGCCACCGACGCCACCTCGCTGGCCTCCATCGCCACCGCCCGCGCGGCCGGCGCCGAGGTCCACGTGCTGGCGCACCCGGACCCGCGCGTGACCTCCGAGTCGATGGCACTGGTCTCCGACCAGGACGTCCTCGCCCTCGGTGAGCAGTTCGGCAGCGGGGACCGCCTCGAGCGGGCCATCGAGCTTGCCGCCAACGGCGAACTGCCCGGCGGCGGCGGACTCCTGTTCCCGGGGCGCCGCATGGTCGCCTTCTACGGTCACCCCTGGGGCGGTGACCTCGGCGTCATGGGCGAGCAGCCCCCGGCCGAGGCCGTCGCCCGGGTGCAGGAGCACATCACCAGCTACCAGGCACTCGAGGAGCAGCCGGTCATCCCGGCCTTCGAGATTATCGTCACCGTCGCCTCCGCCTTCCCGGGCGAGGACGGCAAGTACACCAACGTCGGCGACCCGGCCGAGTTCACCGGCTACATCGACGCCATCACCGAGGCCGGCGGCTACGCCTTCCTCGACCTCCAGCCCGGGCAGGCCAGCTTCATCGAACAGGCCAGGGTCTACGAGGAGCTGCTCAAGCGCCCCAACGTCGGACTGGCCCTCGACCCCGAGTGGAACCTGCAGCCCGGGGAGCGCCCGCTCCAGCGCGTCGGCCACGCCGAGGCCGCGGAGATCAACGAGGTCGCTGACTGGCTGGCCGCTCTCGTCCGCGACAACAACCTGCCGCAGAAGGGCCTCATCGTCCACCAGTTCCAGATGCAGATGCTCCGCGACCGCGAGACCATCAACACGGACCACCCGGAACTCGCCTTCATCCTCCACGCCGACGGACACGGCGTGCCGGAGGAGAAGTTCGCCACCTGGGACACCGTCCGCCAGGGCCTCGACGACAACTGGTTCATGGCGTGGAAGAACTTCATCGACGAGGACAAGCCCACCTTCACCCCGCAGCAGACCTACGACATCGAGCCCCGCCCCTGGTTCGTTTCCTACCAGTAATCCACTGACGGGGAGGGCGTGGGCCACCTAGGGTTGTAGACATGACCGTCGAACTCGAAGAGGTCCGCAGTTTCCTCGCTGACCTCGAGCCTTTCACCCGCCTCCCCGTAGCGGAGCTGGACGCGCTGCCGGCGCGGATGACCATGGAGTACGTCCGCCGCGGCGAGGACATCATCCGCCTCGGTGCCCCCAACGACTTCCTCTACATCATCCGTTCCGGCGCGGTCGACGTCATCGACGACGAGGGCATCCTCCTCGACCGCCGCGATGACGGACGCAGCTTCGGCTACTCCACCCTCCTCGGCGAGCACACCTCCCGCTACACGATGACCGCCGTGGAGGACTCCCTCCTCCTGCTCCTCCCGCGGGAGGAGTTCGTGGCGCTCGGCGAGCGCAACCCGGACATCATGCGCTTCTACTCCTCCCAGTCGCGCCGTATCCGGGCGGCGGCCGAGGAACTGCGCGGCGACTCCTCCACGGACGTCCTGCGCACGAAGCTCCGGGAGTTCAAGATCCCCAACCCCGTGTCCATCGGCCCCACCGCCACCATCCGGGAGGCCGCGGAACTGATGGAGGAGCACAAGGTCTCCTCGCTGCTCATCACGGTCGGCGACCAGCTGGAGGGCATCGTCACGGACCGTGACCTGCGCGGCCGGGTCGTCGCCAAGGGGCTGGACATCACCCTGCCGATCACGGAGATCATGACCCCCCGCCCGCGGACCGTGAACTCCGAGACCCTCGCCTTCGAGGCGATGCTGATCATGGCGGAGATGCGCATCCACCACCTTCCGATCGTGGATGAGGGGCAGCTGACCGGCATCGTCACCACCGCCGACGTCATGCGTCTGCTGCGCCACGATCCTATCTACCTCACCGCAGAGTTCTCCCGCCGCAACTCCCCGGAGGAACTCAAGGACGCCTACTCCCAGGCCTCCGAGGTCGCCGTCCGCTTCATCGAGCGGGGCGCCTCCGCCGAGGAGACCTCCGGCATCATGACCATCGCCGCCGACTCCCTCGCCCGCCGCCTGCTCAAGCTCGGCGAGGAGAAGTTCGGCGCCCCGCCCGTGCCGTACACCTTCGTCGTGCTCGGCTCCCAGGGCCGCCGCGAGATGGGCCTGGCCTCCGACCAGGACAACGCCATGGTGCTGTCCGACGACTACGTCGAGGCCGAGCACGGGAAGTACTTCGCCGACCTCGCCGAGTACGTGTGCCAGGGCCTGCACACCGCAGGGCAGGTCCTCTGCCCGGGTGACATGATGGCCTCCAACCCAGAGTGGCGCATGACCCGGACGAAGTGGCTGGACACGTTCCGTCTCTGGGTGACCGCCCCGGAACCGGACGCCCTGCTCCACGCCCAGACCTTCTTCGACTTCCGCGGCATCCACGGCGACACCGAGCTCGCCGACGACGTCCACAACAACGCCGTCGGGATGGCACGCGGCGCCCGCCGCATGCACGCCCACCTGGCGGCGCTGGCCGCCCGTCGCGAACCGCCGTTGGGCTTCTTCCGCGGCCTCGTCGTGGACCGCTCCGGCGAGTACGCCAACACCCTCAACGTGAAGAAGGGGGGCACGGCGGGCATCGTCCAGATGGCGCGCCTGTTCGCACTGTCCAGCGGGGTGACGGCCCTGGGGACCCGGAACCGTCTCATGGAGGCCTCCGCCACCTCGGCGGTGTCCGAGAGGGGCGCGCTCGACCTGGTCGACGCCTTCGACTACCTCAACTCGATCACGCTGCGGCACCAGGCGACCCAGCTGCGGGAGAAGTCCGTCCCCGACTACAACATCGACCCCAACAAGCTGGGCAAGATGGACAGAGAGCACCTCCGCGACAGCTTCCAGATCATCAAGAGCATGCAGAACGCCCTGGCCACCAAGTACCTCGTGAGGAACATCTGATGTGGCCCTTCCGTTCCGACCCCGCCCGGAAGGCCACCGGTCCGCTCAAGGCCTTCTACGACGCCCCCGCCCCCGATGACCGTACCCCGCTCGAGGAGCTGCCGCTGCTGGCCGTCGACGTGGAGACGACCGGCATGGAGCCGACGAAGAACCAGCTGGTGTCCATCGGCTGGGTGCCGGTGAATGGCACGCGGGTGGACCTCGCCGGGGCTGGCTACGTCATCCTCCGCGGTTCGGAGGGGTTCAGCGTCGGCAGCTCCGCCACGATCCACCACCTCACCGACGACGAGATCGCCAGGGGCATGGACCACGCGGAGGCCGTGGGGCACCTCCTCGAGGCGCTCCGCGGGCGGGTGCTGCTCGCGCACTTCGCGGCGCTGGAGCAGGGGTTCCTGTCCCTGGCGTGCGAGAGGCACTTTGGGGCACCCCTGAAAGTGAAGACGGTGGACACCTTCGCCATCGAGAGACGCCACATGGAGCGCATGGGGACCTACCCCCGGGGTGAGGACCTCCGCCTGGCCCGCGTCCGCGCCCGTTACGGTCTGCCCTCCTACCGGAACCACAACGCGCTCACCGACGCCCTGGCGTGCGCCGAACAGTACCTCGCCCACCGCGCGACCCTCGCCGTCAACACCTTGAAGGACGTCATGAGTTAATAGGCCGGGGGTGGGATGTAGAGTGTTCCCCATGCGCTTTGGAAGAATCGCCCACCCTGAGGGCTTCAGTTTCGTCGTCATCGACGGTGAGGGCAGTGATGCCACTGACCTCGTCGCCAAGGAAATCAAGGACACCCCGTACACCGAGCCGGAGTACACCGGACGGGAGTGGCCGCTGGCGGACGTGCGTCTGCTGGCCCCGACCCTGCCGAGCAAGGTCGTGGCCATCGGCCGCAACTACGCCGACCACGTCGCCGAGGTGTTCAAGGAGTCCGCGGAGCACCTGCCGCCGACCCTGTTCCTCAAGCCGCCGACCGCCGTCATCGGCCCGGACGCCGCCATCAAGATCCCGGACTTCGCCACCAAGGTCGAGTTCGAGGGTGAGCTCGCCGTCGTCGTGGGCAAGGTCGCAAAGAACGTCAAGGCCGAGGACTGGAAGTCCGTCGTCCGTGGCTTCACCATCGTCAACGACGTCTCCTCCCGTGACCTGCAGTTCGCGGACGGCCAGTGGGCACGCGCCAAGGGCATCGACACCTTCTGCCCGCTCGGCCCGTGGATCGAGACCGACATCGACTCCTTCGACCTGGACAACCTCTCCATCAAGGCCCACCTCACCCACGACGGTGAGCGTCTGACCAAGCAGGACTCCAACTCCAACCAGATGATCATGAAGATGGGTCAGATCATCGAGTTCATCACCGCCTCCATGACCCTGCTGCCGGGCGACGTCATCTGCACCGGCTCCCCGGCCGGCACCGAGGCCATGCAGCCCGGTGACACCATCGAGGTCGAGATCGAGGGCCTGGGCATCCTGCGTAACCCGATCGAGCGGGCCTAGGGAGATCCTGTGGAGCACGGTCACGGCGGTCACCGGCACGGAGACTTCGACGAGTTCTACGCGGCCGGGCAGCGTTGGTCCGGTAACCCGAACGAGGCCCTGATCCGGGAGGTCGCCGACCTCGCGCCGGGTCGTGTCCTCGACATCGGCTGCGGCGAGGGCGCCGACGCGGTCTGGCTGGCGGAGCAGGGCTGGCAGGTCACCGCCA of the Corynebacterium humireducens NBRC 106098 = DSM 45392 genome contains:
- a CDS encoding acyl-CoA dehydrogenase family protein, which gives rise to MTTALLETIAGNAKAVDNNEIPARYGIELLGAREGFRRTTLLETARQLREIAAVDLSVAFGIWAHTMVITYLRTADTDYVRYVLPALENGTRPGVTGMAPAFKEAAGAGTIDLTATPGEDGYLLNGTLAWASNLAEDAVVVTAARTPAGERLLVAFDGCAPGVTLGTPFALLGLNATSSAGITLENVPVPHGQVLSRDFDAFISAVRPTFLILQTSECLGVADAAIDAAATRLTGLNEVLAEDVAEVRERVTHLIHTQELICAVLDDDAVVDRVKLLELRLAAARAAVDATALEVRLAGGAGYAQNSPASRRFREAAFIPVQSPSETQLKWELRRAKQEG
- a CDS encoding 3-isopropylmalate dehydrogenase, with product MKLAVIGGDGIGPEVTEEALKVLRTVRDDIETTDYDLGARRYLRNGELLTDADLDSLREHDAILLGAIGAPDTVAPGVLERGLLLKMRFALDHHVNLRPSKLYEGVESPLKNPGEIDFVVVREGTEGAYTGNGGAIRVGTPHEVANETSVNTRYGAERVVRYAFELAMTRRKHVTLVHKTNVLVHGGGMWQRTVDEVATEYPEVTVDYAHIDAATIYMITDPSRFDVIVTDNLFGDIITDEAGAVSGGIGLAASGNIDATRTNPSMFEPVHGSAPDIAGQGIADPTAAILSAAMLLRHLGDEDNAARIEAAVAEDVAKREGQIRTTEVGDRIAAALK
- a CDS encoding flavin reductase family protein, whose protein sequence is MTVADLTVTGEQLRAAVGTFPSGVTVVTALTPSGEDVGLTVSAFSSLSLEPAMVVFSVDNASQSLPYLTVGQPLGISVLAADQGALAYQFSRRGVDRFDGVGTHRRGRGVAVLDGAAAWFAGEIVNAFPGGDHTILTVAVHDCGTHEDARPLLYQRGQVHDWV
- a CDS encoding Gfo/Idh/MocA family protein; this translates as MSTHAYDSPVRFAVVGVGQITQQAFLPALRSLDDVELVAAVTGSPEKAAALGDDVRVYDYEYYDQMLADGSVDAVYVATPVFRHREFAEPALRAGVHVLLEKPMATSVEDCEAMIAASESGGATLMVAYRMHQDAYMLELVDRVARGEIGETRSFTSVFTHDINEDNHRGHSGFWGGPVPDFGAYPLNLARHLFRAEPVRVHALGTRNDDRDFNFRDTVGVTLRFPDDRIAQYTLSYAADDVDNFTLVGAEGSMTSDSCYGYAPEPPRNVTVTTESGTKTRTAESMDQFAGEIRYFVDCLRSGTRPEPDGEEGLADVRVFAAVEESLRTGAEVILPPRSFGPGLSRDQVRAIPPRPAHEIPDDDELIDQEPQDR
- a CDS encoding OsmC family protein translates to MSDLTPNHTAGEPLEPIDAQKLAELAQKNIDNPEGGRKKIRTRTEADGLFRNYTQVRDLAPVLVSEPPALLGDDSAPNPTEIAQAGLAACISVGIQAIATHRGVTLTKIAVDIESDIDVSPTWGVGDLSEDKRPGVSDVRVKVEIEGDADRGTLQKIHDDAIRWSPVVNTYTRPANLTSELV
- a CDS encoding exonuclease domain-containing protein gives rise to the protein MWPFRSDPARKATGPLKAFYDAPAPDDRTPLEELPLLAVDVETTGMEPTKNQLVSIGWVPVNGTRVDLAGAGYVILRGSEGFSVGSSATIHHLTDDEIARGMDHAEAVGHLLEALRGRVLLAHFAALEQGFLSLACERHFGAPLKVKTVDTFAIERRHMERMGTYPRGEDLRLARVRARYGLPSYRNHNALTDALACAEQYLAHRATLAVNTLKDVMS
- a CDS encoding DUF294 nucleotidyltransferase-like domain-containing protein produces the protein MTVELEEVRSFLADLEPFTRLPVAELDALPARMTMEYVRRGEDIIRLGAPNDFLYIIRSGAVDVIDDEGILLDRRDDGRSFGYSTLLGEHTSRYTMTAVEDSLLLLLPREEFVALGERNPDIMRFYSSQSRRIRAAAEELRGDSSTDVLRTKLREFKIPNPVSIGPTATIREAAELMEEHKVSSLLITVGDQLEGIVTDRDLRGRVVAKGLDITLPITEIMTPRPRTVNSETLAFEAMLIMAEMRIHHLPIVDEGQLTGIVTTADVMRLLRHDPIYLTAEFSRRNSPEELKDAYSQASEVAVRFIERGASAEETSGIMTIAADSLARRLLKLGEEKFGAPPVPYTFVVLGSQGRREMGLASDQDNAMVLSDDYVEAEHGKYFADLAEYVCQGLHTAGQVLCPGDMMASNPEWRMTRTKWLDTFRLWVTAPEPDALLHAQTFFDFRGIHGDTELADDVHNNAVGMARGARRMHAHLAALAARREPPLGFFRGLVVDRSGEYANTLNVKKGGTAGIVQMARLFALSSGVTALGTRNRLMEASATSAVSERGALDLVDAFDYLNSITLRHQATQLREKSVPDYNIDPNKLGKMDREHLRDSFQIIKSMQNALATKYLVRNI
- a CDS encoding fumarylacetoacetate hydrolase family protein, whose protein sequence is MRFGRIAHPEGFSFVVIDGEGSDATDLVAKEIKDTPYTEPEYTGREWPLADVRLLAPTLPSKVVAIGRNYADHVAEVFKESAEHLPPTLFLKPPTAVIGPDAAIKIPDFATKVEFEGELAVVVGKVAKNVKAEDWKSVVRGFTIVNDVSSRDLQFADGQWARAKGIDTFCPLGPWIETDIDSFDLDNLSIKAHLTHDGERLTKQDSNSNQMIMKMGQIIEFITASMTLLPGDVICTGSPAGTEAMQPGDTIEVEIEGLGILRNPIERA